From the Solibacillus sp. FSL R5-0449 genome, one window contains:
- a CDS encoding C40 family peptidase, whose product MKKKILLPIFAIFMIFSGVGMGSNNTAQAASVSELTATASKYIGVPYVYGGTTARGLDCSGFTQLVFKQLGFDLSRTAAAQYKQGSSVSKSDLQPGDLVFFNTTGKTASHVGISLGGNKFVHAGTSTGVTEASLSSSYWAKRYNGAKRVASFGESKKVVAAVSSVEKEEVKDSAIDFTIYASRGEVAIQLAETLGLDTSDTNSPFTDIKSSSKYAGAATALYKLGVFTGDEGKFNPASPLTRAQMAKVLVKAFDLKMKQDTLNFTDVPASHWAHNDISILASNGITVGKGDGTFGTNDNVMLKHLTAFINRLQ is encoded by the coding sequence GTGAAAAAGAAAATCTTATTACCGATCTTTGCAATTTTCATGATTTTTTCAGGTGTAGGGATGGGTTCAAATAATACAGCACAAGCAGCATCAGTTTCAGAATTAACAGCAACAGCTTCTAAATATATCGGTGTACCATACGTTTATGGAGGAACAACAGCACGCGGGTTAGATTGCTCTGGATTTACTCAATTAGTATTCAAGCAATTAGGTTTTGACTTAAGCCGTACAGCTGCTGCTCAATATAAACAAGGTAGCTCTGTTTCAAAATCAGATTTACAACCAGGAGATTTAGTATTCTTCAATACAACTGGTAAAACGGCTTCACATGTTGGTATCTCATTAGGCGGTAATAAATTCGTTCACGCTGGTACAAGCACAGGCGTTACTGAAGCGAGTTTAAGTTCTTCTTACTGGGCAAAGCGATACAACGGAGCAAAACGCGTAGCGAGCTTTGGCGAAAGCAAAAAAGTAGTTGCAGCAGTTTCTTCAGTTGAAAAAGAAGAAGTAAAAGATTCAGCAATCGATTTCACGATTTATGCATCACGCGGTGAAGTAGCAATTCAATTAGCAGAAACATTAGGCTTAGATACATCTGATACAAACTCACCATTTACAGATATTAAATCATCATCAAAATATGCAGGTGCAGCAACTGCACTATATAAATTAGGTGTTTTCACTGGTGACGAAGGTAAATTCAATCCAGCTTCACCATTAACACGTGCACAAATGGCAAAAGTGTTAGTAAAAGCATTTGACTTAAAAATGAAACAAGATACTTTAAACTTCACAGATGTACCAGCATCTCACTGGGCACATAACGACATCTCGATCCTAGCATCGAACGGTATCACAGTAGGTAAAGGTGACGGCACATTCGGTACAAACGATAACGTTATGTTAAAGCATTTAACAGCTTTCATTAACCGTTTACAATAA
- a CDS encoding S-layer homology domain-containing protein has protein sequence MKRVLIMGSIIACLLHAPSSEAYAKTSPTFTDVKSTYWAAPVIYELVEKGYMEGYTDGTFKPNSTTTRAEAASIIARTMGIPLTTDFVPNFTDVPTDHRYYKEICKLAELGIIQNASEFHPEAPLKRAHISKMIALAYAVEVDQKNKTSFKDLPKNYWAKDYIESLADVEIVKGKTAKTFEPNEFVTRAHVAALTMRGMEFKDKVKNLDIVYDFLQKDYIDTVNHHIQWEKKILELVNKERAAKGLSPLQQDKKLTQIAIIKVKDMLKRNYFEHNSPFYGNPWDLATLFDYEYTSYGENLARNFESPETTVKAWMASPKHRDNILKAVYTHMGIGIEKSKNGKYYVVQHFSSK, from the coding sequence ATGAAACGAGTTTTAATTATGGGGTCCATCATTGCGTGTTTATTACATGCACCATCTTCAGAGGCATATGCAAAAACGTCTCCAACTTTCACCGATGTGAAAAGTACGTATTGGGCGGCACCCGTAATATATGAGCTAGTTGAAAAAGGATATATGGAAGGCTATACAGATGGTACATTCAAACCAAACAGTACGACGACTCGTGCTGAAGCCGCTAGTATTATCGCAAGAACGATGGGCATACCATTAACGACTGATTTTGTACCGAATTTTACGGATGTTCCTACAGATCACCGTTATTATAAAGAGATTTGTAAACTGGCAGAATTGGGGATAATTCAAAACGCGAGTGAGTTTCATCCTGAAGCCCCTTTAAAGCGTGCACATATTTCAAAAATGATCGCCCTTGCCTATGCGGTTGAAGTGGATCAGAAAAATAAGACATCCTTTAAGGATTTGCCAAAAAACTATTGGGCAAAAGACTATATTGAATCACTGGCGGATGTTGAAATTGTAAAAGGGAAGACAGCGAAAACCTTTGAACCGAATGAATTTGTTACCCGTGCGCATGTAGCTGCACTTACAATGCGCGGAATGGAGTTCAAGGATAAAGTTAAAAATTTAGATATAGTATACGATTTTTTACAAAAGGATTATATTGATACAGTAAATCATCATATACAGTGGGAGAAAAAAATATTGGAGCTTGTAAACAAGGAACGGGCTGCTAAAGGCCTTTCACCACTTCAACAAGACAAGAAGTTAACACAAATCGCCATCATTAAAGTGAAGGATATGCTGAAACGCAATTACTTCGAACATAATTCACCGTTTTATGGCAACCCTTGGGACTTGGCGACGTTATTTGATTATGAATATACAAGCTATGGAGAAAATTTAGCCCGAAACTTCGAGTCACCGGAAACTACGGTTAAAGCTTGGATGGCTTCACCGAAACATCGCGATAATATTTTAAAAGCTGTATATACACATATGGGCATCGGTATTGAGAAGTCGAAAAATGGAAAATATTATGTAGTTCAACACTTTTCTAGTAAATAA